From Struthio camelus isolate bStrCam1 chromosome 8, bStrCam1.hap1, whole genome shotgun sequence:
GTTAGCCTCCGCTACGTGTCAGCACAGCGAACTTATGTCTCGCTCGCTGCAGCCGACGCTGCAGCAGGACGTGGTAAGCAGCTTGGCGGCTTCGCGCTTCTCTAGCGCGGACATTTTCCTGGCGCCCCGTAGGTCTCGTTCGGCCTCGGACTTGGCGTTCCCGGTTTCTTCGCTGTCCATCTCCACCTTCTGATCCCCGTAGTTGAAGGAGTCTGCGTAATCGTTGTTCTCGCGTGAGAAAGGCAGGGGATTTTCACTCTCTGTTGCGTAAAAATTAGAAAGAAGCTACAAATTAGAGGTCATGGAGTCGATGTTTGTTAGATATTTGTCTTTACCGGAAGGAAAGACCAGCCTGCAGCCGA
This genomic window contains:
- the INSL5 gene encoding insulin-like peptide INSL5, whose protein sequence is MRPTALALALVSLLAAVCEAGGEGNPVKLCGRDFVRAIVFTCGGSRWKRHLAGYPHLLESENPLPFSRENNDYADSFNYGDQKVEMDSEETGNAKSEAERDLRGARKMSALEKREAAKLLTTSCCSVGCSERDISSLC